Proteins found in one Carcharodon carcharias isolate sCarCar2 chromosome 8, sCarCar2.pri, whole genome shotgun sequence genomic segment:
- the LOC121281449 gene encoding homeodomain-interacting protein kinase 4-like, which yields MSVMYSDTDVYDVIAVLGKGTFGEVTKCWKRASGHFVAIKIIRNYTFRKGVIKCELKMLRMLGSVDSDKFHIVRFFESFNDDAKLCLVFELLEQSLYEYQKENNFLPLPIRHIRSITKQTLIALQKLKELSIVHTDIKPENIMLVKQAQNPFKVKVIDFGSACILSEIQQIKGPYIQSRFYRSPEILLGLPFSEKLDMWSLGCVMAELHLGWPIYPGTNEYDQIRYIVETQGLPSNHLLEVASKTHHFFKKARQPNSTYQWTLKTVDEYQAETMVQPLETRTKSMHSLDQLATMNGSKTMFPDKELKAEVFDQLIMVSLIKKILTYDAGQRVAANVALKHPFITMQKLKSKYKYTKYYEASSQGCKVGLQDGDQHPQELCNGDTRTNFFTQ from the exons ATGTCTGTAATGTACTCTGACACTGATGtctatgatgtcattgctgttttAGGCAAAGGAACATTTGGAGAAGTGACCAAATGTTGGAAAAGAGCCTCAGGCCACTTTGTGGCCATAAAGATAATCAGGAACTATACTTTCCGGAAAGGGGTCATCAAGTGTGAGTTAAAAATGCTAAGAATGTTGGGAAGTGTGGATTCAGATAAATTCCATATTGTTCGTTTTTTTGAGTCCTTTAATGATGATGCCAAGTTATGCCTGGTGTTTGAACTTCTGGAGCAAAGTTTATACGAGTATCAGAAGGAAAACAATTTTCTTCCTCTGCCAATCAGGCACATTCGCTCGATCACTAAACAGACTCTAATTGCTCTGCAGAAACTGAAGGAGCTCTCTATTGTCCACACAGACATCAAACCAGAAAATATCATGCTTGTTAAACAGGCTCAAAATCCTTTCAAAGTCAAGGTGATTGATTTTGGTTCAGCCTGCATATTGTCTGAAATTCAGCAAATTAAAG GGCCATACATCCAATCTAGATTTTACCGATCACCTGAGATCTTGCTTGGATTACCCTTCTCTGAAAAGTTGGACATGTGGTCTCTTGGGTGTGTTATGGCAGAGCTTCACCTTGGTTGGCCCATCTACCCTGGTACCAATGAGTATGATCAGATCAGGTACATTGTCGAAACACAAGGGCTACCGAGCAACCACCTGTTGGAAGTAGCCAGTAAAACCCACCATTTCTTCAAAAAAGCTCGTCAACCTAATTCAACATACCAGTGGACACTCAAAACAGTGGATGAGTATCAAGCAGAGACCATGGTGCAACCGTTGGAGACCAGAACAAAAAGCATGCATTCTCTTGACCAGCTTGCGACAATGAACGGCAGCAAAACAATGTTCCCAGATAAGGAGCTCAAAGCTGAAGTGTTTGATCAGCTGATAATGGTGTCACTCATAAAGAAAATCCTCACCTATGATGCTGGGCAGCGCGTTGCTGCAAATGTAGCCTTAAAGCATCCATTTATTACCATGCAGAAGCTCAAATCAAAATACAAATATACAAAATATTATGAGGCATCATCACAAG GTTGCAAGGTGGGCCTCCAAGATGGAGATCAGCACCCACAAGAGCTTTGCAATGGAGACACAAGGACAAACTTTTTCACGcaatga